The sequence ACTTTTTCAAACAGAGAGGGAGGTTAGTGTGTTCAAATTCTGTAACGACTCAGCATGAAGTCAGAGCGTTTAAATTCTGTAACTTAGCATCAGGTCATTGTGTTAAAATTCCGTAACAACTCtgtatagagttattgggttcaaATTTTTTAACAACTCACCATGAAGTCAGAGCGTTCAAATTATGGAACAACAATTACAGCATTTGTaagtaatgtaaaaataaatagattaaatcTATTAACACGTTTTGTCTTTCCTTGTGTATTTCTGAATAGAACTATTTTCATTGAAGGAAAATTTATTTCAAGATAAAATTGTGTCGGCACGATTAAGAAACAACCGTtagtttaaaatttatatttaataaactcTTTATCCTAAATAACAATTTTTATCCCCAGTAATTATTGAAATTGGATGTTTCTCCCGTTAGAGAAAACAATACCAGAAGGACCAGCATGAACAATGGAAGCACCATGTTCCAACTGGATGAGCTGACCAGATTTTGTGATGATTCCAGAAGGTCCAACGAGGGCTCCTTCCAGGGATCTCTTGGAACGCTTCTGGACAAGAGTACCGTCAGACATGACGTATCCAGAGGGACCGTCCAGAAGGATGGTGGCTCCGGGGGTTCTGAACTGGATGGGAGTGCCATCATCAGTGATCATTCCAGAGGGTCCAATAAGAGCGCGCTTGCCACGGTGAGCAAACTGGAGGTCATCGGTGAGCTGGATGTTGGATCCGTCCTTAGTGACGATTCCAGACGGTCCGACCAAGACGATGTTGTTGGCCTGGTCGTGAGTGAACTGGACGTTGTTTCCATCGGCTCTGACGATTCCAGAGTGTCCAACGACTCCTCTGGGACTGCTGAGGAACTGGGCAACTGGAATTGGGGCTGCTGGAACAGCGGCATTGAGGGTGGCCTCTCCGTGGGTGAGCTGACGGTTGGCTCCTGATTTTGTTACAATGCCAGAAGGTCCGACTACGACGATGTTGTTTGCGAAGTCGTGGGAGAACTGGGTATTGACACCATCAGGGCTGACGATTCCTGAAGGCCCAACCTGGGCGTTGGCGCCAAGGGCCAACACGCAGATAGCTGCTGCCTGgaaggatcattttttttttttttaacaaaaaactGTTACGCATTCAGTAATAAATTAttgccatatatataatatatatatatatatatatatatatatatatatatatatatatttatatatatgtatatatatgtatatatctatgtatcatcatcatcatctcctcctacaactaTCGACACTAAAGGGCCTCGGccacatttcaccagtcgtctctatcttgtgttttaaaatcaatacatcttcattcataatctcctatttcacgtttcatagtcctcagccaagtaggcctgggtcttccaactcttatatatatacatatcgacagAAAGAGAGGTTATCTTGAAAATGGCATTCATCTCAGCAGATGAACAAGACTTCCACTTACCAGAATCTTCATATTCAATTTTAGATCTTTGGTCCCAGAACTCCACTAGCGGCTTCTGCAGTCCAAAATGGTGTGCCAGTCTTTGGGCAGTGGGAGATATTATATACCCGGGCACTGTCACAGTATGACGCAGTGGCCACGCCCAATTTTCTTCTACATAACTGGAGCCGTTGTCCCGTAGCCTTGATAGAATCTTCGAACAAATTGATgaaatttcaagataaaaaaaggggTAGATAGGCTTCAATGTGGTAGAATCACATGACTGGACAGTTCTGTCAACGAAGATGGCCTTGGATTTGTGAGATATGCAATCCAATTGGAGGAAGACCATGTCCGTTAGGACTATAAAAAAAATCGTGTGGAGAAATATGATATTAAGATAAATtctataattatatcatataagtATATCTTTATATACTAGTCTTCGGTTCTTTCTTATTTGATTTAACTGGTATTTCATTATTGCTTTGGATATGTTTGTTCTGTTATAAATGCTACGAAAGTTTCCATGAATTTCTGAAGAATTTTTCGATTCATTACTTCAAATAAAAGAGATCTATTCAGATATACCTTATTTCCTAAAGATTCAACAGCTTTTTGGCATGTGTTAACTGATaataacgattatatatatatatatatatatatatatatatatatatatatatatatatatatatatacagtatatatatatatatatgcatttatatatatatatatatatatatatatatatatatatatatatatatatatatatatatatcccagtcagaaaaagagtaacatccATATGAGAGAACCTAccgta is a genomic window of Palaemon carinicauda isolate YSFRI2023 chromosome 39, ASM3689809v2, whole genome shotgun sequence containing:
- the LOC137630978 gene encoding uncharacterized protein, translated to MKILAAAICVLALGANAQVGPSGIVSPDGVNTQFTHDFANNIVVVGPSGIVTKSGANRQLTHGEATLNAAVPAAPIPVAQFLSSPRGVVGHSGIVRADGNNVQFTHDQANNIVLVGPSGIVTKDGSNIQLTDDLQFAHRAAICVLALGANAQVGPSGIVSPDGVNTQFSHDFANNIVVVGPSGIVTKSGANRQLTHGEATLNAAVPAAPIPVAQFLSSPRGVVGHSGIVRADGNNVQFTHDQANNIVLVGPSGIVTKDGSNIQLTDDLQFAHRGKRALIGPSGMITDDGTPIQFRTPGATILLDGPSGYVMSDGTLVQKRSKRSLEGALVGPSGIITKSGQLIQLEHGASIVHAGPSGIVFSNGRNIQFQ